A single window of Arcobacter venerupis DNA harbors:
- a CDS encoding acyl-CoA dehydrogenase yields METLILLFIILVFGFYSFPLYSYFVLVGAYTFAFCDVGVIFWFIFIVLGAIFLIPSLRIKFISSKLVAFINKKGLLPKISATEEAALQAGTNWVESNFFNAQVNFKEINAQRVTTLSKEEQDFLDNEVNELCEMTTDWEIFQNRDLSPQVWQFIKDKKFFGMIIPKEYEGLGFSATAHSKVIEKLVSRSQVLAITIMVPNSLGPAELILKHGTQAQKDKYLSDLAHGILVPCFGLTEPNAGSDATSITSNGVVFKDENGELKIKLNFEKRYITLGNIATLIGLAFVLKDPEHLLGENEDLGITFAVIDSKTPGLDNSKRHDPLGIPFVNSPLYGKDVIIDMENIIGEKDGIGKGWQMLVESLSIGRGISLPSVSLGGSKLALNVVASYSQLREQFGLSINYFEGVEEKIAKIAAFTYMLNSARNFTLDAIDDGVKPGVINSIMKYHATEKFRTVINDAMDVLGGSAIIRGENNLLAHAYFAIPISITVEGANILTRNLMQFGQGLIKSHPYIYSEITALKNNNIENFDKAFFAHITLGFNSFAKSLAFYFTRAKFSYQKGEFRRYKQKLLWVSSEFTLLTNVALGILGSSLKKRENISARFGDILSNCYLITATLREFENNPNEVDRDLVDYICNYCFNEIQIAREEIISNIGYIGFLLPLVKINPFSIKSKDKLNAKIVKNLNNQDYLKSLTSSLFISSNEKDRLNLIQEAVKQNKECEVGFKKLKDAIKNETIKKDSFENMLTQLLEKNILTAQEIEKLKNAHALKQEVISVDSFEATIYKVQR; encoded by the coding sequence ATGGAAACGCTAATTTTACTATTTATTATTTTAGTTTTTGGATTTTATTCATTTCCACTTTACAGTTATTTTGTTCTAGTTGGAGCTTATACTTTTGCATTTTGTGATGTTGGAGTTATTTTTTGGTTTATATTTATAGTTTTAGGTGCTATTTTTTTAATTCCAAGTTTGAGAATAAAATTTATCTCAAGTAAACTTGTAGCTTTTATAAATAAAAAAGGCTTATTACCAAAAATATCAGCAACTGAAGAAGCAGCTTTACAAGCTGGAACAAATTGGGTTGAGTCAAACTTTTTTAATGCTCAAGTTAATTTCAAAGAGATAAATGCTCAAAGAGTTACAACTCTTTCAAAAGAAGAACAAGACTTTTTAGACAATGAAGTAAATGAACTTTGTGAGATGACAACTGATTGGGAAATCTTCCAAAATAGAGATTTAAGTCCACAAGTTTGGCAATTTATCAAAGATAAAAAATTCTTTGGAATGATTATTCCAAAAGAGTATGAAGGACTTGGTTTCAGTGCCACTGCTCACTCAAAGGTTATTGAAAAATTAGTTTCAAGATCACAAGTTTTGGCAATTACAATAATGGTTCCAAACTCACTTGGACCTGCTGAGCTTATTTTAAAACATGGAACTCAGGCACAAAAAGATAAATATTTAAGTGATTTAGCCCATGGAATATTAGTTCCTTGTTTTGGACTAACTGAACCAAATGCTGGAAGTGATGCAACTTCAATAACTTCAAATGGTGTAGTTTTCAAAGATGAAAATGGTGAATTAAAAATCAAACTAAACTTTGAAAAAAGATATATTACTTTAGGAAACATTGCCACTTTAATTGGTCTTGCCTTTGTTTTAAAAGATCCTGAACATCTACTTGGTGAAAATGAAGATTTAGGAATTACCTTTGCAGTAATTGATTCTAAAACTCCTGGACTTGATAATTCTAAACGACATGACCCACTTGGAATTCCATTTGTAAACTCTCCACTTTATGGGAAAGATGTAATTATTGATATGGAAAATATCATAGGTGAAAAAGATGGTATTGGAAAAGGTTGGCAAATGCTTGTTGAATCTTTATCAATTGGTCGAGGAATTTCACTTCCAAGTGTGAGTCTTGGTGGAAGTAAATTAGCACTTAATGTTGTGGCTTCATATTCACAATTAAGAGAGCAATTTGGACTTAGTATTAATTATTTTGAAGGTGTTGAAGAAAAAATTGCGAAAATTGCAGCCTTTACTTATATGTTAAATAGTGCTAGAAACTTCACTTTAGATGCAATTGATGATGGTGTAAAACCAGGAGTTATAAACTCTATTATGAAATACCATGCAACTGAAAAATTTAGAACTGTAATAAATGATGCAATGGATGTTTTAGGAGGAAGTGCAATTATTAGAGGTGAGAACAATCTTTTAGCTCACGCTTATTTTGCAATTCCTATTTCAATTACAGTTGAGGGTGCAAATATTTTAACTAGAAATTTAATGCAATTTGGACAAGGTTTAATCAAATCTCATCCATATATTTATTCAGAAATAACTGCATTAAAAAACAATAATATTGAAAATTTTGATAAAGCTTTTTTTGCTCATATTACTTTAGGTTTTAACTCATTTGCAAAATCATTGGCTTTCTATTTTACAAGAGCTAAGTTTAGTTACCAAAAAGGTGAATTTAGAAGATATAAACAAAAACTTCTTTGGGTTAGTAGTGAATTTACTCTTTTAACAAATGTAGCTTTAGGAATTTTAGGGTCCAGTTTGAAAAAACGAGAAAATATAAGTGCAAGATTTGGGGATATTTTATCAAATTGTTATTTAATAACTGCAACTTTAAGAGAGTTTGAAAATAATCCAAATGAAGTAGATAGAGATTTAGTTGATTATATTTGTAATTATTGTTTTAACGAAATACAAATTGCACGTGAAGAGATTATTTCAAATATTGGATATATAGGATTTTTACTTCCACTTGTAAAAATAAATCCATTTTCAATAAAATCAAAAGATAAATTAAATGCAAAAATAGTTAAAAATTTAAATAATCAAGATTATCTAAAAAGTTTAACTTCATCTTTATTTATCTCTTCAAATGAAAAAGATAGATTAAATCTTATTCAAGAAGCAGTAAAACAAAATAAAGAGTGTGAAGTTGGATTTAAAAAACTAAAAGATGCAATTAAAAATGAAACTATAAAAAAAGATAGTTTTGAAAATATGTTGACTCAACTTTTAGAAAAAAATATTTTAACTGCACAAGAGATAGAAAAATTAAAAAATGCCCACGCTTTAAAACAAGAAGTAATAAGTGTTGATTCTTTTGAAGCAACTATTTATAAGGTTCAAAGATAA
- a CDS encoding MlaA family lipoprotein, whose translation MKNLLFVILLVVFSFANENNTSNNDDFTNEFDSEFSTKKENIFDPLSGYNRLMTTFNDKTFIYLVNPIAEGYAYVTPEPIRIGINNFFDNIMFPVRFSNNLLQLKFKNSLEEAERFLINSLWGLGGVLDLATSELHIQAHKEDFGQTLGFYGVGEGIPIVLPFLGPSNLRDITGIATDSWLSPLTITGDGDIKYKIPNNIEQQIAIQSFDAINSTSLRLGQYESLKKDALDLYPFLRDIYSQKRKKDIEE comes from the coding sequence TTGAAAAATTTACTTTTTGTAATTTTGTTAGTTGTTTTTAGTTTTGCAAATGAGAATAACACTTCTAATAACGATGATTTTACTAATGAATTTGATTCTGAGTTTTCAACAAAAAAAGAAAATATCTTTGATCCATTGAGTGGATACAATAGATTAATGACTACTTTTAACGATAAAACATTTATTTATCTTGTTAATCCTATTGCTGAAGGCTATGCTTATGTAACTCCTGAACCAATTAGAATAGGAATAAACAATTTTTTTGATAATATAATGTTTCCAGTAAGATTTTCAAATAATTTATTACAACTAAAATTCAAAAATTCACTTGAAGAAGCAGAAAGATTTTTAATTAATAGCCTTTGGGGACTTGGTGGAGTATTAGATTTAGCAACAAGTGAACTTCATATTCAAGCTCATAAGGAAGACTTTGGGCAAACTTTAGGTTTTTATGGAGTTGGTGAGGGAATTCCAATTGTATTGCCATTTTTAGGCCCATCAAATTTAAGAGATATAACAGGTATTGCTACTGATTCATGGTTGAGTCCATTAACAATAACTGGTGATGGAGATATAAAATATAAAATACCAAACAATATCGAACAACAAATTGCAATCCAATCATTTGATGCAATTAATTCAACATCTTTGAGACTTGGACAATATGAATCTTTGAAAAAAGATGCTTTAGATTTATATCCATTTTTAAGAGATATTTATTCACAAAAAAGAAAAAAAGATATAGAGGAATAG
- a CDS encoding ABC transporter substrate-binding protein: protein MAKLSSLFKILLLIVFAITSANALNQDEIQTTMTKKIDSVLTVLEQKNLSTDEKGKQIIKIIDEVFDYELMAKIALGKTWATLSQDKQKEFSKIFETKLKNSYIDKLNLYNDQKVKIVGLNPYRDSRLQLETELLGKDGIYKINYNFYNKSKDGQNWLIYDVDLVGVSIIQTYRQQFEGLLKEKTFDEMLVLLENPNSK from the coding sequence ATGGCGAAATTAAGTAGTTTATTTAAAATTTTGTTATTAATTGTATTTGCAATAACATCGGCTAATGCATTAAATCAAGATGAAATACAAACAACAATGACAAAAAAAATTGATAGTGTTTTGACAGTTTTAGAACAAAAAAATTTATCTACAGATGAAAAAGGTAAACAAATAATCAAAATAATTGATGAAGTTTTTGATTATGAATTAATGGCTAAAATTGCCCTTGGTAAAACTTGGGCAACTTTATCACAAGATAAACAAAAAGAGTTTTCAAAAATATTTGAAACAAAATTAAAAAACTCATATATTGATAAATTAAATTTATATAATGACCAAAAAGTAAAAATTGTAGGTCTTAATCCATACAGAGATTCAAGACTACAACTTGAAACTGAACTTTTAGGTAAAGATGGGATTTATAAAATTAATTATAATTTTTATAATAAATCAAAAGATGGTCAAAATTGGTTAATTTATGATGTAGATTTAGTTGGTGTTAGTATTATTCAAACATATAGACAACAATTTGAAGGTTTATTAAAAGAAAAAACTTTTGATGAAATGTTGGTTTTATTAGAAAATCCAAATTCAAAATAA
- a CDS encoding AAA family ATPase, translating into MKISHLVIKNFKQFKDLSLDLTYPKGHENEGQPLNKICIIGQSGTGKTNLLDIIKKSVIDFSNNQTSYKPFNEFVGQSTDDKYITNTFVTKSNIEVKALFTKDKSQIDFQKKNDLELFSSFEKNYFVGTKDYSSFNKIVENKEIDTQKMTSSDKALLDKLTSAKAELILNSLSSNKMAEFYKNATTIGRWGGYNKFLEKSDDEKLRDINSAINDLESKYQNNDTIEHSLKKLKAQNFIDKYVININDENENIWEIMKSKIEDYQNLRSQYNDLLTSKLLEDDRYSKENYRQDILDWESKNENLLEKISFVLNDILKYFNLELTKIDENQKNYNGLIFKDLSNGNIIDYENLSTGTKNLISTFIPLKTYAPKDSILLIDEPENSFYPNIQKLLTNLYMEAGENNQIIFATHSPIIASNFEPWEVVELKFDKNNQIYREVYFEGENHINNYFVDPRMLTWTGILTEVFDLSEDSNFSFREKKLMEYATFKAEIKVLQDEKEKELKFIELKKISKILGLKN; encoded by the coding sequence ATGAAAATATCTCATTTAGTAATAAAAAACTTTAAACAATTCAAAGATTTATCATTAGATTTAACATATCCAAAAGGACATGAAAATGAAGGGCAGCCTTTAAATAAAATTTGTATCATTGGACAAAGCGGTACAGGAAAAACTAACCTTTTAGATATTATTAAAAAATCTGTAATAGATTTTAGTAATAATCAAACTTCTTATAAACCTTTTAATGAATTTGTAGGACAATCTACTGATGATAAATATATAACTAATACTTTTGTTACAAAATCAAATATTGAAGTTAAAGCACTTTTTACAAAAGATAAATCACAAATTGATTTCCAAAAAAAAAATGATTTAGAATTATTTAGTAGTTTTGAGAAAAACTATTTCGTTGGAACAAAAGATTATTCATCATTTAATAAAATTGTTGAAAATAAAGAAATTGATACTCAAAAAATGACATCATCTGATAAAGCTTTGCTAGATAAATTAACAAGTGCGAAAGCTGAATTAATTTTAAATAGTTTAAGTTCTAATAAAATGGCGGAATTCTATAAAAATGCAACAACAATTGGTCGATGGGGAGGATATAATAAATTTTTAGAAAAAAGTGATGATGAAAAATTAAGAGATATTAATTCCGCGATAAATGATTTAGAATCAAAATATCAAAATAATGATACGATTGAACATTCTCTAAAAAAATTAAAAGCTCAAAATTTCATTGATAAATATGTTATAAATATAAATGATGAAAATGAAAATATTTGGGAAATAATGAAATCTAAAATTGAAGATTATCAGAATTTACGAAGTCAATATAATGACTTATTAACTTCAAAACTTTTAGAAGATGATAGATATTCAAAAGAAAATTATCGACAAGATATTTTAGATTGGGAATCTAAAAATGAAAATTTGCTGGAAAAAATATCTTTTGTTTTGAATGATATTTTAAAATATTTTAATTTAGAACTTACAAAAATTGATGAAAATCAAAAAAATTATAATGGACTAATTTTTAAAGACTTATCAAATGGAAATATTATTGATTATGAAAATTTAAGTACAGGTACAAAAAATCTTATTTCAACATTTATACCTTTAAAAACTTATGCACCAAAAGATAGTATTTTACTTATTGATGAGCCTGAAAACTCTTTTTATCCAAATATACAAAAATTATTAACAAATTTATATATGGAAGCAGGAGAGAATAATCAGATTATATTTGCTACACATTCACCGATTATTGCTTCAAATTTTGAACCATGGGAAGTTGTGGAGCTAAAATTTGACAAAAACAATCAGATTTATAGAGAAGTTTATTTTGAAGGTGAAAATCATATTAATAACTATTTTGTAGACCCTAGAATGCTTACATGGACTGGAATTCTAACAGAAGTATTTGATTTATCTGAAGACTCAAATTTTTCATTTCGAGAAAAAAAATTAATGGAATATGCAACTTTCAAGGCTGAGATAAAGGTATTACAAGATGAAAAAGAGAAAGAATTAAAATTTATTGAATTAAAAAAAATATCTAAAATTTTAGGTTTAAAAAACTAA
- a CDS encoding 3-hydroxyacyl-CoA dehydrogenase NAD-binding domain-containing protein, with protein sequence MSNLINNIKFEINQEIATITFDLQNEKINTLSFEVLKEFDEKLNLVQQDHTIKALVIDSAKKDIFIAGADIKQIEQLKNENDIYDALMEVHKIFNKLENFTIPTIAYINGACMGGGLELALACKYRVMSTNPKTKVAFPEIKLGIFPGFAGTYRAPKLIGLVNALDLILTGKSIDAKKAYKINLADEIFDNAQKEFMLDNFIKKAINKTLGSRNSFYILNFPPLNEIIFSRALKKLETKVNPVFKAPFAALKVIKETINKDIEFANKLEATQFSQIAITKESKNLIKLFFIFEKLNKNFEKTSNPISNTVVLGNGVMGKGIIWLFSKYLKDVRIKLRDVSQAHDIIKDVSKIYSYLIKTKKMTKNEVDFKLNKISYTQNFDGFKHFDFIIEAIIEDEKTKKETYEQIEKVCNENAIIATNTSSISIEKLGTELKNKENFLGVHFFNPVNLMPLVEVIPSQYTSKETINKVFELLISCGKTPILVKDCAGFIVNRILLPYLNEAAFILSEGSRVDHIDYLIKEFGMPMGPFALADTVGIDVGYKVATILHEEYGYRMPVAPIIEKMYDAKYLGKKGETGGFYQYDGKDDYVNEHVTSMLQNNSKIFQDEEIVQRCLYIMINEASRCLEENIVTEAAIIDFAMITGTGFPPYKGGLLTYANEVGLKNILESLRKFEKDCGSRFTPSNLLIKLVEEHEDFETGESLWKR encoded by the coding sequence ATGAGCAATTTAATAAATAATATAAAATTTGAAATTAATCAAGAAATAGCAACTATAACTTTTGATTTACAAAATGAGAAGATAAATACACTATCTTTTGAAGTATTAAAAGAGTTTGATGAAAAGCTAAATCTAGTTCAACAAGACCACACAATAAAAGCCCTTGTAATAGATAGTGCAAAAAAAGATATTTTTATTGCTGGTGCTGATATTAAACAGATTGAGCAACTAAAAAATGAAAATGATATTTATGATGCATTAATGGAAGTTCATAAAATATTTAATAAACTTGAAAATTTTACAATCCCAACAATTGCCTATATAAATGGTGCTTGTATGGGTGGAGGACTCGAACTTGCCCTTGCTTGTAAATATAGAGTAATGAGTACAAATCCAAAAACAAAAGTTGCATTTCCAGAGATAAAACTAGGAATATTCCCAGGTTTTGCAGGAACTTATAGAGCTCCAAAATTAATAGGACTTGTGAATGCTTTAGATTTAATTCTAACAGGCAAAAGTATAGATGCAAAAAAAGCTTATAAAATAAATCTTGCAGATGAGATTTTTGATAATGCTCAAAAAGAGTTTATGTTAGATAATTTCATAAAAAAGGCTATTAATAAAACATTAGGAAGTAGAAATAGTTTTTATATTCTAAATTTCCCTCCTCTAAATGAAATTATTTTTAGTAGAGCCCTAAAAAAATTAGAAACTAAAGTAAATCCAGTATTTAAAGCTCCATTTGCAGCTTTAAAAGTTATAAAAGAGACAATAAATAAAGATATAGAGTTTGCAAATAAGCTTGAAGCAACGCAATTTTCACAAATTGCAATTACTAAAGAGTCAAAAAATCTAATAAAACTATTTTTCATTTTTGAAAAGTTAAATAAAAATTTTGAAAAAACTTCAAATCCTATTTCAAACACTGTAGTTCTTGGAAATGGAGTAATGGGAAAAGGAATTATCTGGTTATTCTCAAAATATTTAAAAGATGTAAGAATTAAACTAAGAGATGTTTCACAAGCTCACGACATAATTAAAGATGTGTCAAAAATATATTCTTATTTAATAAAAACTAAAAAAATGACAAAAAATGAAGTTGATTTTAAATTAAATAAAATTTCATATACACAAAATTTTGATGGATTTAAGCACTTTGATTTTATTATTGAAGCAATAATTGAAGATGAAAAAACAAAAAAAGAAACTTATGAACAAATAGAAAAAGTTTGTAATGAAAATGCAATAATTGCTACAAATACTTCATCTATTTCAATAGAAAAATTAGGAACTGAACTAAAAAACAAAGAAAATTTCCTAGGAGTTCACTTTTTTAATCCAGTAAATTTAATGCCTTTGGTTGAAGTAATTCCCTCACAATATACTTCTAAAGAGACAATAAACAAAGTTTTTGAACTTCTTATTTCTTGTGGAAAAACTCCAATTTTAGTGAAAGATTGTGCTGGATTTATTGTAAATAGAATTTTACTTCCATATTTAAATGAAGCTGCTTTTATTTTAAGTGAGGGTTCAAGAGTTGATCATATTGATTATCTAATAAAAGAGTTTGGTATGCCAATGGGACCATTTGCCCTTGCTGATACAGTTGGAATTGATGTGGGATACAAAGTTGCAACAATTTTACATGAAGAGTATGGATATAGAATGCCAGTTGCTCCAATAATTGAAAAAATGTATGATGCAAAATATCTGGGTAAGAAGGGTGAAACTGGTGGTTTTTATCAATATGATGGAAAAGATGATTATGTGAATGAACATGTTACGTCAATGCTACAAAATAACAGTAAAATTTTTCAAGATGAAGAGATAGTTCAAAGATGTCTGTATATTATGATAAATGAAGCTTCAAGATGTCTTGAAGAAAATATCGTGACAGAAGCTGCAATAATTGATTTTGCAATGATTACAGGAACTGGATTTCCACCTTATAAAGGTGGATTATTAACTTATGCAAACGAAGTTGGTTTAAAAAATATCTTAGAATCATTAAGAAAATTTGAAAAAGATTGTGGAAGTAGATTTACTCCATCTAATCTTTTAATCAAATTAGTTGAAGAACACGAAGATTTTGAAACGGGAGAGTCACTATGGAAACGCTAA
- a CDS encoding YebC/PmpR family DNA-binding transcriptional regulator: protein MGRAFEYRKAAKMKRWGNMSRVFPKLAKAIEMAAKAGVPDPEMNSALRTAILNAKAENMPKTNIDAAIKRASGKDSASFAEVNFEGKGPHGVLIFVETATDNNTRTVANVKMYFNKTQGQVVPTGSLEFFFDRKAIFEFAKPAGMEIEDLELELIDAGLEEIEEEDGIVLVTADYKDFGTLNKAFEDMGIELTKAKLERIANNPQEFTEAQQEDIGKLIEKLEDDDDVQAVYTNIA from the coding sequence ATGGGTAGAGCCTTTGAATATAGAAAAGCAGCAAAAATGAAAAGATGGGGAAACATGTCAAGAGTTTTCCCAAAACTTGCAAAAGCAATTGAAATGGCAGCAAAAGCTGGTGTTCCAGATCCTGAAATGAATTCAGCATTAAGAACAGCTATTTTAAATGCAAAAGCTGAAAATATGCCAAAAACAAATATTGATGCAGCAATAAAAAGAGCTTCAGGGAAAGATTCAGCAAGTTTTGCAGAAGTTAATTTTGAGGGTAAAGGTCCACACGGAGTTTTAATTTTTGTAGAAACAGCAACTGATAATAATACAAGAACTGTCGCAAATGTTAAAATGTATTTTAACAAAACACAAGGACAAGTAGTTCCTACTGGTTCTTTAGAGTTTTTCTTTGATAGAAAAGCTATTTTTGAATTTGCAAAACCTGCTGGTATGGAAATTGAAGATTTAGAATTAGAATTAATTGATGCTGGTTTAGAAGAGATTGAAGAAGAAGATGGAATCGTATTAGTTACAGCTGATTATAAAGATTTTGGAACTTTAAATAAAGCATTTGAAGATATGGGAATTGAACTTACAAAAGCTAAACTAGAAAGAATTGCAAATAATCCTCAAGAATTTACAGAAGCTCAACAAGAAGATATTGGTAAATTAATCGAAAAACTTGAAGATGATGATGATGTTCAAGCTGTTTATACAAATATCGCTTAA
- a CDS encoding alpha/beta fold hydrolase → MHNDLLININGYVLSLLEKILNANIEVKGIENIPTSNPKIFVANHFTRIEAMLVPYTLYNLTNKKVGVIADDSLFKGFFGTFLSNLGALKKSAKNRNEHIIGDLITSCKDWMIFPEGMMVKAKDISKIDKNFCVKIDETCQRVYTGAAVFALSSQFFREKYFDYKIDNYEEFSKKYFVNDCKDIDKNETLIVPINISYSKLRNGDNFLVDMTKKLIDDLGENFKEELEIESNIILNSKITIRILEPISTKDIIKNLYKKDFSQETIINKLRYEITHDFMDKIYESLTINFDHIFILTLFLYSQKSININYFKRLIYMSIQEMQNQNLFLDNQINKNLIQLISYEKFEKFEDILKVALNDNIINIDEDRYVINKEKLLDNYTHNTIRLKNILKVILNEILISQKSLSIVKKIVSKKEENNNQDLLLLLQNQEKDEFDKSYEKYKYALKLKPKDIGNAKYFEAKDSNTCVIAIHGFSSAPKEMEKLALFLNSKNLNVYTPRLDGHGTVAEDLKNKTWQDWYNSISRAISIASLKYEKVFIIGFSTGGLLALLSTKKCYKEFSGLVCINAALHLNDMRIKTLLPAISFWNDILKAFNEEKYQKEYVDNYPQNPDINYDKHYIDSIEQLELLMKKTRKNLEKVQKPILILQAKDDPVVNPTSAYEIFEKVNSTNKSIKIIDSANHVIVTQEDTKELFDFIYDFIKRLNLKKSN, encoded by the coding sequence ATGCACAATGATTTGCTAATAAATATAAATGGTTATGTTCTAAGTCTTTTAGAAAAGATTTTAAATGCTAATATTGAAGTAAAAGGAATAGAAAATATTCCCACTTCAAATCCAAAAATATTTGTAGCAAATCACTTCACTAGAATTGAAGCTATGTTAGTTCCTTATACTTTATATAATCTAACAAATAAAAAAGTTGGAGTGATTGCTGATGATTCATTGTTCAAAGGTTTTTTTGGAACTTTTTTGAGTAATTTAGGTGCTTTAAAAAAAAGTGCTAAAAATAGAAACGAACATATAATTGGTGACTTAATAACTTCATGTAAAGATTGGATGATTTTTCCAGAAGGAATGATGGTAAAAGCCAAAGATATTTCAAAAATTGATAAAAATTTTTGTGTGAAAATCGATGAAACTTGTCAAAGAGTTTATACAGGAGCAGCAGTTTTTGCCCTATCATCACAATTTTTCAGAGAAAAATATTTTGATTATAAAATAGATAATTATGAAGAATTTAGCAAAAAATATTTTGTAAATGATTGTAAAGATATAGATAAAAATGAAACATTAATAGTTCCAATAAATATAAGTTATTCAAAACTTAGAAATGGAGATAACTTTTTAGTTGATATGACTAAAAAACTAATCGACGATTTAGGTGAAAATTTCAAAGAAGAGCTTGAAATTGAAAGTAATATTATTCTAAATTCAAAAATAACTATAAGAATTTTAGAACCAATTTCAACAAAAGATATAATAAAAAATTTATATAAAAAAGATTTCTCACAAGAAACAATAATTAATAAATTAAGATATGAAATAACCCATGATTTTATGGATAAAATATATGAATCATTAACTATTAATTTTGACCATATTTTTATCTTAACCTTATTTTTATATTCACAAAAAAGTATTAATATAAACTATTTTAAAAGATTGATTTATATGAGTATTCAAGAAATGCAAAATCAGAATCTATTTTTAGATAATCAAATAAATAAAAATCTGATTCAACTAATTTCTTATGAAAAATTTGAGAAATTTGAAGATATTCTAAAAGTTGCACTTAACGATAATATTATAAATATTGACGAGGATAGATATGTAATCAATAAAGAAAAATTACTTGATAACTATACTCATAATACAATTAGATTAAAAAATATTTTAAAAGTAATTTTAAATGAAATTTTAATAAGTCAAAAAAGTCTTAGTATTGTAAAAAAAATCGTTTCAAAAAAAGAAGAAAATAACAATCAAGATTTACTTTTATTACTTCAAAATCAAGAAAAAGATGAGTTTGACAAATCTTATGAAAAATATAAATATGCATTAAAATTGAAACCAAAAGATATTGGGAATGCAAAATATTTTGAAGCAAAAGATTCTAACACTTGTGTAATTGCAATTCATGGATTTTCATCAGCGCCAAAAGAGATGGAAAAATTAGCACTTTTTTTAAATTCTAAAAATTTGAATGTTTATACTCCAAGACTTGATGGGCATGGAACAGTAGCAGAGGATTTAAAAAATAAAACTTGGCAAGATTGGTACAATAGTATTTCAAGAGCAATAAGTATTGCTTCATTAAAATATGAGAAAGTTTTTATAATTGGTTTTTCAACTGGTGGATTATTAGCACTTTTAAGTACAAAAAAATGTTATAAAGAGTTTTCAGGTCTTGTTTGTATAAATGCAGCACTGCATTTAAATGATATGAGAATTAAAACCTTATTACCTGCAATTTCATTTTGGAATGATATATTAAAAGCTTTTAATGAAGAAAAATACCAAAAAGAATATGTGGATAATTATCCTCAAAATCCAGATATTAACTATGACAAACATTATATTGATTCCATTGAACAATTAGAATTACTAATGAAGAAAACAAGAAAAAATTTAGAGAAAGTGCAAAAACCAATCTTAATATTACAAGCAAAAGATGATCCTGTTGTAAATCCTACTTCTGCTTATGAAATATTTGAGAAAGTTAATTCAACAAATAAAAGTATAAAAATTATAGATTCAGCAAATCATGTAATAGTTACACAAGAAGATACAAAAGAGTTATTTGATTTTATTTATGATTTTATAAAAAGATTAAATTTAAAAAAGAGTAATTAA